A region of the Litchfieldia alkalitelluris genome:
TTATCGTCAACTTTAAATAAAAGAGATTTTAAACATTTTGTCTTTGAAACATTTAAAAAAGTAGATACTTCTTCAATTGATTTAATATCAACGGTTTCTACCTTCTCCATTTTAACTACTGCTTCATCACTCTTCTCATAAGTTGCTAATACTGGTGCCATCTCGATATTAGCTGCATATGTTGATTCATTAGAATAGGCGATTGTGTCCTCACCTACCTCGGAAAGAACCATGAACTCATGAGTATCTTTTCCGCCCATTGCTCCTGAATCAGCAATAACTGCACGGAAGTCTAAACCACAACGAGCAAAAACATTGGAATATGCCTGATACATTTTATCATACATTTCATCTAAACTTTCTTGACTAGCATGGAAAGAGTAAGCATCTTTCATAATAAACTCTCGACCTCGTAACAAACCAAATCTTGGACGTTTTTCGTCTCTAAACTTAGTTTGAATTTGATAAAGAGCTAGTGGTAACCTTTTATAAGATTTAATTTCATCTTTTACAAGACTTGTGATCACTTCTTCATGTGTAGCACCTAGGGCAAATTCTCTTTCATGTCTATCTTTTAGACGCATTAGTTCAGAGCCGTATGTGTACCATCTTCCAGATTCCTGCCAGAGCTCGGCCTGCTGTAGAGCCGGCATTAAAAGCTCTACTGCGCCTGCTTGTTCCATTTCTTCACGTACAATCTGTTCAATTTTTTGTAAAACCTTTTTTGCTAATGGTAAGTAGCTGTAGACACCGCTTGTATTTTGGCGGATAAAACCAGCTCTTAGGAGTAGCTGATGGCTTTTAATTTCCGCGTCTGAAGGTACTTCCCTTAGTGTTGGTATAAGCATCATACTTTGTTTCATATAATTGCACCTCTTATAATATATGTTCCGCTTTTAAAAAGCCTTTTTTATAGAAAGAATCTTTGAATATCATTCCATGTCACAACAAGCATCAGTAGCATGAGTAATGCAAAGCCGATAAAATGAACCATACCTTCTTTATGGCGATCAATTGGTTTTCCTCTAACTGCTTCCACAGCAAAAAACATTAATCTTCCGCCATCTAGTGCTGGAATCGGTAATAAGTTCACAATGCCAAGATTGATACTTAATATCGCTGCCCACTTCATTAGATAATAGATTCCTGACTGTGCAACGGTATCTGTTGATACATAAATACCAACTGGACCAGAAAGCATGTCAATAGAGAATTGTCCGGTGACTAATTTCCCTAAACCTAAGATAATCTCTTTTGTCCATAAATAGGTTTCAGTGAATCCACTCTTCACAGAGGCAACAATCGATTTTTCGACTGGGCCATAAACTCCTATAATACCAATTGTTTCGTCTCCCATTTGGTGAGTTTTAGGAACAACAGGTATTTCTTGAACCTGAGTGTTACGTTCAATAGTAAAAAGTAATTCATTTTCAGGATTTTCACGGATGATTTTGACAATATCCTGCCATGTATTGACTTCTTGTCCCTCAATTGCTTGAACGATATCCCCTTTTTGTAATCCAGCTTGGATTGCAGCTCCATCTTCAGTAAGTTCACCTAAAACCGGTTCATTTATAGGTGTTCCTTGTAAAAGTCCAATAATTATAAAGACGAAAAATGCTAACACAAAGTTCATAAATGGACCAGCAGCAATAGCAAGAGTTCTTTGACCTAGTGTTTTCGAAGCAAATTGACGATTATAAGGAGCAATCTGTGTTTCTTGTTGGTCCGCTACAAAATACGCCTCATCACTAACATCATAACGTTCAAGAATTTCTTCGCCGCCTAGTTCATAACCTGTTAAAAACATCTCATGTTCCAAATCAGCACGGTCCACTTCAATCACTTTAGCATTTGGATATTTATCCTTATTGTTTAGAATAATTTTATTTACTTTCCCATTTGAATCAAACAGCAATCCAACATTGTATCCAGGTTTTACCTCGATCATTTCTGGATCTTCTCCGGCCATTCTTACAAATCCACCAAGAGGTAACAAACGTATCGTATAAATAGTTTCATCTTTTTTAAACGAAAAAACCTTCGGCCCAAAACCAATAGCAAATTCGCGACAAAGAATTCCAGCTCTCTTCGCAAATATTAAGTGTCCTAGTTCATGAAAAAAAACAAGGGCTCCAAATATGATGATAAAGGCTATAACAGTTTCCACTAGTCTAACCACCTTTTAATTGTATTAGGCAATTTCTTCAATGCTGTCTCTAGAAAAAACCTTTTATATTTCTATGTTAGTAAAATACTGTCCTTTAAAGACTATTAACAAGATGGCTAACATATTCCCTTGTCTGGGTATCAACTTGTTTTATTGTTTCTAAATTCGGATTACTAATGATAGAATGTTTCTCCAATGCTTGTTCGATAAGGTTCTCTATTGTTAAAAACGAAATCTTGCCATCTAAAAAGGCCGAAACAGCCTGTTCATTTGCCGCATTTAATACAGTTGGTAATGTACCACCTTGTTTCCCCGCAGTATATGAATAATGTAGGCTTCGATATCTATTGAAATCTACAGCATTAAAATGAAGCAACCCTACTTGACTTAAATTCAGCCTTGTCGCAAAAGGTAGTTCAAGTCTATTAGGGTATGTTAAAGCATACTGTATTGGAACTCTCATATCGGGTGTGCCAAGCTGCGCAATCACACTACTATCCTTAAATTCAACAAGTGAGTGAATAATGCTTTCTCGATGTAATAGAACATCAATTTTATCATATGGAAGATTAAATAACCAGTGGGCTTCAATTACTTCTAATCCTTTATTCATCATTGTTGCTGAATCAATCGTTATTTTTGGTCCCATACTCCAATTTGGATGATTTAGTGCTTCCTTTACACTTACATCTTTTAACTCATTTCTCGTCTTATCTCTAAAGCTTCCACCTGAAGCCGTTAAGATTATTTTTTCAACACCTTTAGGATTTTCACCCTGTAGGCACTGGAAAATAGCTGAGTGCTCACTATCAACAGGTAATAGTTTTACTTCGTGTTTCCTAGCTGCTTCCATAACTAAATGCCCAGCTGTTACTAACGTTTCTTTATTCGCTAGAGCTATTGTTTTTTTCGCCTCAATCGCCTTTAAAGTGGGCGCTAAGCCTACACTACCTACTACCGCATTAAGTAACACATGACTTTCTGGATAAGTGGCAACTTCATTTAATCCTTCTTCTCCATATACAAATTGGATATCTCCCACAAATTCGGATTTAAACTTTTCATAAGCATCTTTTGTTTTTAACGAAACTAGTTTAGGTGAAAACTGATGGATAATCTGCCTTGCGGAATCAAGGTTATTTCCAACAGACATCGCACCTAACTTAAAGTCAGTGGGATGATTCTTAATCACATCCAATGTTTGGTTACCAATCGAACCAGTTGCCCCTAATAAACTTACTATCTTCACAAACTCACTCCCTGAAAAATCTTTCTTCTTTTATTATTACGAAATCACTAACAGTAGGAAATACAGTATTGGTAGAGCAAATAACCAGCTATCTACACGATCTAATATGCCACCGTGTCCTGGCAACAGTTTCCCTGAATCCTTTACATCATAATGACGTTTTAATGCAGATTCTACAAGATCACCTATTTGTCCAAAAACTGATAAGAAGATCGTAATAATAATTACTTTTACAATTGATAATTGAAGTGGAATAAAACTGATATAAATTATTCCAATGACAATTGCGATAAAGATTCCACCTAGTGAGCCTTCGATGGTTTTATTAGGGCTAATATCTGGCCATAATTTACGTTTACCAAAAGCTTTCCCAACAAAATATGCACCTGAATCAGTTGACCAAACCACAACAAGAACAAAAAATACGTACTTCAAGCCTTCTATATTATTTCCGCGTATTTCTATTAAATAGAAGAAGCAAAGGCCTATATATATCGTAGTTAAGATGACAAACCCAACATCATCAAAAGTAAACTTATTCTTAGTTACAACTGTATATGATAAAAATAATAATACAGCTAATAACGCCAACTCAATTTTTGCCAAACCCAAGTCAACTAGCAAATAAGAATATTGATTTGGTAATAGAAAAATCCATAATAAAATAGTAGATAGAAATCCTGGAAATGACAAGATTGGTATCTTTTTCATTCTCAGCAACTCATAAATGGCAATCGTAGCCATAAGATATGTAAGGATTGTAAATGGTAAACCACCCAGGTACAAAATGGGTAGAAATATCGCCGCAGCAATTATTCCAGTAATTATTCGTTGCTTCATTTAAACTCATCACCTTTTTTATATGCCACCAAAACGACGACCTCTTTTTTGATATGCTGAAATCGCTTCATGTAAGTGTTTCTCGTTAAAGTCTGGCCATAAGACATCCGTAAACCAAAATTCAGTATAAGCAAGTTGCCATAGCATAAAGTTACTTAACCTCATTTCACCACTTGTTCGGATTAATAAATCAGGGTCTTTTAATTTATTACTCATTAAATAATCAGCAAAAATTTCCTCAGTAATGTCCTTTTGAAGATGCTCATTTTTATAATCATCAACTATGCGCTGTACTGCACCAAGAATTTCTGAACGACTTCCGTAGTTTAGTGCGAAGTTTAGTATCATGCCGCTATTTTGACTTGTATCATTAACCGCTCGTTCGACTGCATCTAGAGTGTGTTTTGGCAACATGCTTTTATCACCCATGATTCTCACCTGAACATTTTCCTCAATTAATTCGGGTAGAAAAGTATTTAAAAACTCAGCAGGTAGTTTCATAAGATAACTAACTTCATCTTTTGGTCTCTTCCAATTTTCTGTAGAAAAGGCATATACTGTTAAAATCCCGACTCCAAGGCTATTAGCATGCTTGGTCACTCTTCTAACAACCTTCATCCCCTCATGGTGACCTGCTGATCTAGGTAATGCCCTTTTTTTAGCCCAACGACCATTACCATCCATTATTATTGCTATGTGGAAAGGAATGGGCCCTTCTAGTAGCTCACCACTTGTTTTAGTACGGGATCCAGCCAACCACCTTTTTAATATTCTTAACATAAAACTAGTCCTCCATCACACTAAAAATCAACTAACTAGTAATGTTTTAGTTATTTAGGTCTCCATATATAAGTTAGTAGACAGTATTAACAAAAAAACCCCCTGTAAACATTAGAGGGTCTTTAAAATATATTGTACAGTGAAATGGTTTAGACTTCCATGATTTCTTTTTCTTTTTCTTTCGCTACTTGATCTACTTTTGCAATGAATTCATCTGTAAGCTTTTGAACATCCTCTGTATAGCTTCTTAATTCATCTTCAGTGATTTCACCACTTTTTTCTAATTTCTTAAGATCGTCATTTCCATCACGACGAATATTTCGAATTGCTACTTTGGCTTCCTCCGCATCCTTCTTAACTACCTTTACTAACTCACGACGTCTTTCTTCTGTTAATGCAGGGATGCTGATTCGAATAATAGATCCATCATTCGTTGGATTTAGACCAAGATCTGCTTTTAAGATTGCTTTTTCAATATCACCTAACGCAGTTTTGTCATATGGTTGAATTACAAGCATACGCGCTTCAGGAACATTTACAGAAGCTAATTGATTAATTGGTGTAGGCGCTCCATAATAATCAACTGTCACTTTGTCAAGCAATGATGGATTTGCTCTTCCTGCACGTACACTTGCCAATTCGCGAGACAAAGCTCCAATAGCTTTATCCATTTTTTCTTTTACTTGTGTTAAAGTTGCCTTTGCCATTATTATTTCCCCCTTACGAGTGTTCCAATATTTTCTCCAATCACAGCACGCTTAATATTTCCTTCTTCCATAATCGAGAAGACTATTAATGGAATATCATTATCCATGCACAGTGATGAAGCTGTTGAATCCATAACCGCTAAACCTTCTTTGAGAACATCTAAATATGATAAAGTTTCATATTTTACTGCTGTTTTGTCCTTAGTAGGATCTGCACTATAAACCCCATCCACGTTATTTTTTGCCATTAAGATCACATCTGCTTCAATTTCAGCTGCTCGCAATGCTGCTGTTGTATCAGTAGAGAAATAAGGGTTTCCAGTACCAGCTGCAAATATTACAACCCGTTTCTTCTCAAGGTGACGAATTGCTTTTCTTCTTATGTATGGTTCTGCTACTTGACGCATTTCAATTGAAGTTTGTACACGAGTTTGAATACCTAAATTTTCTAGGCTATCCTGTAACGCTAATGAGTTCATTACAGTTGCAAGCATCCCCATATAATCAGCGGTTGCTCGATCCATTCCCATTTCACTTCCTATTTTCCCACGCCATATATTTCCACCACCAACAACAACTGCCACTTCAACATCAAGCTCAGCAATTTCTTTTACTTGTTCAGCGACAGATTGAATTACGGAAGGATTAATACCAAAACCTATATCCCCTGCTAATGCTTCTCCGCTTAACTTTAAAACGACACGTTTATATTTAGCGTTACTCATTATTAACCTCCATATTTTCAGGCACTCTCTAATATTTTGTTACGAAAGTTTTCATTAGAATTACTTTAAGTAACAAATTATATGGAAATAGCCTATTTTAAAGATAGGGAACACAATACATGTGTTCCCTATCTTTATTAAAAATCCTTCTAATCAAACACCCTAGGGTTGGTTTAGTAGATTCTAAATAAAAGCTGCTTATTATTTTTTTACTTGGTTCATAACTTCTTCAGCGAAGTTATCTTGACGCTTTTCAATACCTTCTCCAACTCCGTAACGTACGAAGCTAGTTACAGTAGCACCCTTAGACTCAACAAATTGACGAACTTTTTGGTCTGGGTTTTTAACAAAGCTTTGGTCTAACAAGCAGATGTCTTCGAAGAATTTGCTTAAACGACCCTCAACCATTTTTGCAACGATATTTTCTGGCTTACCTTCATTTAAAGCTTGTTGAGTTAATACTTCGCGCTCACGCTCAGTTTCTTCTGCTGAAACTTCGTCACGGCTAATGTATTTAGGGTTAACAGCAGCGATATGCATTGCAACATCCTTTGCAGCAGCCTCATCAGTAGTGCCTTCTAGAACTGTTAATACACCGATGCGTCCACCCATATGAAGGTATGCACCAAATGCAGCATTATCACCTTTTGAAGCTACAACAAAACGACGAAGTGTAAGTTTTTCGCCAATTTTCGCAATTGCCGAGTTAATGTATTCAGAAACCGTAGAACCGTTATCCATCTTTTGCTCAAGAGCTTCTTCAACTGTTGCAGGCTTGTTATTTAATAAGAATGAAGCTAGGTCTTTAACTAAAACTTGGAAACCTTCGTTTTTAGCAACAAAGTCAGTTTCAGAGTTAACTTCTAGAAGAACTGCATCATTTCCTTCAACTAGGATAAATGTAGTTCCTTCTGCAGCGATACGATCTGATTTCTTTGCAGCTTTAGCAATTCCTTTTTCACGTAAGAAATCAATTGCTTTTTCCATATCACCATCTGTTTCAGTAAGTGCTTTTTTGCAATCCATCATTCCAGCACCAGTTTTTTCACGTAATTCTTTAACCATTTGAGCAGTAACTGCCATGTTAGTTCCTCCTTAAATTTTACAAATGTATGTAAGCGAAATTTTTATGTCATAGTTCATCGTATTCTTAATATAACTAATACTAGTATGACTTTTTGCTTTTAAAATTATTGAGATTTTCAAGTAATGTCTTTTAAAAAAAGGTGATAAAAGGCATTTCCCTCTTATCACCTTTCGCTCATTAAGCAGAAGTTTCTTCACCTTGTTTAGCTTCTAAGATTGCGTCTGCAATTTTAGCTGTAAGAAGTTTAACAGCACGAATTGCATCATCGTTAGCTGGGATTACATAATCAATTTCATCCGGATCACAGTTAGTATCAACAATACCAACGATAGGAATGTTTAATTTATGTGCTTCAGCAACTGCAATACGTTCTTTACGAGGGTCAATGATGAATAAAGCATCTGGTAATTGCTTCATATCTTTGATTCCGCCTAGGAATTTTTCTAAACGATCAAGCTCTTTATTAAGTTGTACTACTTCTTTCTTCGGTAGTACCTCAAAAGTACCGTCTTCTTGCATTCTTTCGATATCTTTTAAACGCTTAATACGCTTTTGGATTGTTTCGAAGTTTGTTAATGTACCACCTAACCAACGTTGGTTAACAAAGTACATTCCTGAACGTTCAGCTTCTTCTTTCACTGAATCTTGAGCTTGCTTTTTAGTACCAACGAATAACATTGTACCACCATTAGCTGCAAGTTCTTTTACGAAATTGTAAGCTTCTTCAACCTTCTTAACTGTTTTTTGAAGGTCAATGATATAAATTCCGTTACGCTCTGT
Encoded here:
- a CDS encoding isoprenyl transferase; this translates as MLRILKRWLAGSRTKTSGELLEGPIPFHIAIIMDGNGRWAKKRALPRSAGHHEGMKVVRRVTKHANSLGVGILTVYAFSTENWKRPKDEVSYLMKLPAEFLNTFLPELIEENVQVRIMGDKSMLPKHTLDAVERAVNDTSQNSGMILNFALNYGSRSEILGAVQRIVDDYKNEHLQKDITEEIFADYLMSNKLKDPDLLIRTSGEMRLSNFMLWQLAYTEFWFTDVLWPDFNEKHLHEAISAYQKRGRRFGGI
- the tsf gene encoding translation elongation factor Ts: MAVTAQMVKELREKTGAGMMDCKKALTETDGDMEKAIDFLREKGIAKAAKKSDRIAAEGTTFILVEGNDAVLLEVNSETDFVAKNEGFQVLVKDLASFLLNNKPATVEEALEQKMDNGSTVSEYINSAIAKIGEKLTLRRFVVASKGDNAAFGAYLHMGGRIGVLTVLEGTTDEAAAKDVAMHIAAVNPKYISRDEVSAEETEREREVLTQQALNEGKPENIVAKMVEGRLSKFFEDICLLDQSFVKNPDQKVRQFVESKGATVTSFVRYGVGEGIEKRQDNFAEEVMNQVKK
- the rseP gene encoding RIP metalloprotease RseP; its protein translation is METVIAFIIIFGALVFFHELGHLIFAKRAGILCREFAIGFGPKVFSFKKDETIYTIRLLPLGGFVRMAGEDPEMIEVKPGYNVGLLFDSNGKVNKIILNNKDKYPNAKVIEVDRADLEHEMFLTGYELGGEEILERYDVSDEAYFVADQQETQIAPYNRQFASKTLGQRTLAIAAGPFMNFVLAFFVFIIIGLLQGTPINEPVLGELTEDGAAIQAGLQKGDIVQAIEGQEVNTWQDIVKIIRENPENELLFTIERNTQVQEIPVVPKTHQMGDETIGIIGVYGPVEKSIVASVKSGFTETYLWTKEIILGLGKLVTGQFSIDMLSGPVGIYVSTDTVAQSGIYYLMKWAAILSINLGIVNLLPIPALDGGRLMFFAVEAVRGKPIDRHKEGMVHFIGFALLMLLMLVVTWNDIQRFFL
- the pyrH gene encoding UMP kinase; protein product: MSNAKYKRVVLKLSGEALAGDIGFGINPSVIQSVAEQVKEIAELDVEVAVVVGGGNIWRGKIGSEMGMDRATADYMGMLATVMNSLALQDSLENLGIQTRVQTSIEMRQVAEPYIRRKAIRHLEKKRVVIFAAGTGNPYFSTDTTAALRAAEIEADVILMAKNNVDGVYSADPTKDKTAVKYETLSYLDVLKEGLAVMDSTASSLCMDNDIPLIVFSIMEEGNIKRAVIGENIGTLVRGK
- a CDS encoding phosphatidate cytidylyltransferase, whose amino-acid sequence is MKQRIITGIIAAAIFLPILYLGGLPFTILTYLMATIAIYELLRMKKIPILSFPGFLSTILLWIFLLPNQYSYLLVDLGLAKIELALLAVLLFLSYTVVTKNKFTFDDVGFVILTTIYIGLCFFYLIEIRGNNIEGLKYVFFVLVVVWSTDSGAYFVGKAFGKRKLWPDISPNKTIEGSLGGIFIAIVIGIIYISFIPLQLSIVKVIIITIFLSVFGQIGDLVESALKRHYDVKDSGKLLPGHGGILDRVDSWLFALPILYFLLLVIS
- the rpsB gene encoding 30S ribosomal protein S2, with amino-acid sequence MSVISMKQLLEAGVHFGHQTRRWNPKMKRYIFTERNGIYIIDLQKTVKKVEEAYNFVKELAANGGTMLFVGTKKQAQDSVKEEAERSGMYFVNQRWLGGTLTNFETIQKRIKRLKDIERMQEDGTFEVLPKKEVVQLNKELDRLEKFLGGIKDMKQLPDALFIIDPRKERIAVAEAHKLNIPIVGIVDTNCDPDEIDYVIPANDDAIRAVKLLTAKIADAILEAKQGEETSA
- a CDS encoding 1-deoxy-D-xylulose-5-phosphate reductoisomerase, translated to MKIVSLLGATGSIGNQTLDVIKNHPTDFKLGAMSVGNNLDSARQIIHQFSPKLVSLKTKDAYEKFKSEFVGDIQFVYGEEGLNEVATYPESHVLLNAVVGSVGLAPTLKAIEAKKTIALANKETLVTAGHLVMEAARKHEVKLLPVDSEHSAIFQCLQGENPKGVEKIILTASGGSFRDKTRNELKDVSVKEALNHPNWSMGPKITIDSATMMNKGLEVIEAHWLFNLPYDKIDVLLHRESIIHSLVEFKDSSVIAQLGTPDMRVPIQYALTYPNRLELPFATRLNLSQVGLLHFNAVDFNRYRSLHYSYTAGKQGGTLPTVLNAANEQAVSAFLDGKISFLTIENLIEQALEKHSIISNPNLETIKQVDTQTREYVSHLVNSL
- a CDS encoding proline--tRNA ligase; the protein is MKQSMMLIPTLREVPSDAEIKSHQLLLRAGFIRQNTSGVYSYLPLAKKVLQKIEQIVREEMEQAGAVELLMPALQQAELWQESGRWYTYGSELMRLKDRHEREFALGATHEEVITSLVKDEIKSYKRLPLALYQIQTKFRDEKRPRFGLLRGREFIMKDAYSFHASQESLDEMYDKMYQAYSNVFARCGLDFRAVIADSGAMGGKDTHEFMVLSEVGEDTIAYSNESTYAANIEMAPVLATYEKSDEAVVKMEKVETVDIKSIEEVSTFLNVSKTKCLKSLLFKVDDKYVLVVLRGDHEVNDIKLKNYFEASSVELATADETKEVLKCSIGSLGPIGMKSDKVEIIADQAVEFIVNGVAGANEENYHFTGVNPGRDFSVNEYIDLRFIQEGDASPDGKGTIVFAKGIEVGHVFKLGTRYSESMNATYLDANGRMQPMIMGCYGIGVSRTLAAVAEQFNDENGLLWPANLSPFDAHVIPINAKKGDQKELADRIYTLLKENKYSALYDDRDERPGVKFADSDLIGLPVRITIGKKANEGIVELKIRKTGETLEVHFENLIETISTFVVK
- the frr gene encoding ribosome recycling factor → MAKATLTQVKEKMDKAIGALSRELASVRAGRANPSLLDKVTVDYYGAPTPINQLASVNVPEARMLVIQPYDKTALGDIEKAILKADLGLNPTNDGSIIRISIPALTEERRRELVKVVKKDAEEAKVAIRNIRRDGNDDLKKLEKSGEITEDELRSYTEDVQKLTDEFIAKVDQVAKEKEKEIMEV